Proteins found in one Nocardia brasiliensis ATCC 700358 genomic segment:
- a CDS encoding peptidoglycan D,D-transpeptidase FtsI family protein, with protein sequence MTQTRPAPRQRRGPGPARTARSRPARPGKGGPLRRRLGAGRIAMLLALGVVALQLLQIQTIKAPSLSAQAADQRVTKEPDYAVRGPITDRNGKSLAFTVAAKELTFQPVIVRKRLTEAKAKSAKAPDPEERLRAIAKTVHDLLGKSGPSEADLLAKLHSDETFVYLARGVDPRIAADIRTQFPEVGVDSQYPREYPGGSLAANVIGATGWDGHGQIGLESSLDSVLAGTDGSHTYDRGSDGAVIPGSWRDEQNAVNGNGVELTIDSDLQYYVQQQVQQARDMSGAQGASAVVLDAKTGQVLAMANDNTFNPQLPASTWDSAGMSNPSVTAPFEPGSVNKIVTASAAIEYGLTTPDEVHQVPGSIRMAGVTVNDAWEHGVAPYTTTGIFGRSSNVGTLMLAQRVGEDRYADMLSRFGLGQRTGVGLPGESSGRVPARDQWSGGTFANLPIGQGLSMTTLQMTGMYQTIANDGVRIPPRIVKAKIGPDGKRSDEPQPDGIRVVSPQTAATLRTMFQAVTQRDPMNANQNGTGASAAVEGYQIAGKTGTAQKTDPRCHCYSSDSYYITFAGIAPADNPRYVVGLMLDDPVRSSDGSGGQSAAPLFHSIASWALQRDRIPPSPEPSKKFVLQAG encoded by the coding sequence GTGACGCAGACCAGGCCCGCACCGCGTCAGCGCCGCGGGCCTGGTCCGGCCCGGACCGCACGGTCCCGCCCCGCCCGGCCCGGCAAGGGTGGGCCGCTGCGCCGGCGCCTCGGGGCCGGCCGGATCGCCATGCTGCTCGCCCTCGGGGTGGTCGCGTTGCAGTTGTTGCAGATCCAAACCATCAAGGCGCCAAGTCTTTCCGCGCAGGCGGCCGACCAGCGCGTGACGAAGGAGCCCGACTACGCGGTACGCGGGCCGATCACGGATCGCAATGGGAAGTCGCTGGCGTTCACCGTCGCGGCGAAGGAACTGACTTTCCAGCCGGTGATCGTCCGTAAACGGCTCACTGAGGCGAAAGCCAAGAGCGCCAAGGCTCCCGACCCTGAGGAGCGGCTGAGGGCGATCGCCAAGACGGTGCACGACCTGCTCGGTAAGTCGGGTCCGTCGGAAGCGGACCTGCTCGCCAAGTTGCACAGCGACGAAACGTTCGTGTACCTGGCACGCGGTGTCGACCCACGGATCGCCGCCGATATCCGTACCCAGTTCCCTGAGGTCGGCGTGGACTCGCAGTATCCGCGCGAGTATCCCGGTGGGTCGTTGGCGGCCAACGTGATCGGCGCCACCGGCTGGGACGGGCACGGGCAGATCGGCCTCGAATCGTCGCTGGACTCGGTGCTCGCGGGCACCGACGGTTCGCACACCTACGACCGCGGTTCCGACGGCGCGGTCATTCCGGGCAGCTGGCGCGACGAGCAGAACGCCGTGAACGGCAACGGCGTCGAACTGACCATCGACTCGGATCTGCAGTACTACGTGCAACAGCAGGTGCAGCAGGCCAGGGACATGTCCGGCGCGCAGGGCGCCTCCGCGGTGGTGCTCGACGCCAAGACGGGTCAGGTGCTGGCCATGGCCAACGACAACACCTTCAATCCGCAACTGCCTGCCTCCACCTGGGATTCGGCCGGGATGAGCAATCCGTCGGTCACCGCGCCGTTCGAGCCCGGCTCGGTGAACAAGATCGTCACCGCGTCCGCCGCGATCGAGTACGGGTTGACCACGCCCGATGAGGTGCACCAGGTTCCGGGCAGCATCCGGATGGCCGGCGTCACCGTCAACGACGCGTGGGAGCACGGGGTCGCGCCGTACACCACCACCGGCATCTTCGGCCGCTCGTCCAACGTGGGCACGCTGATGCTGGCCCAGCGGGTCGGCGAGGATCGGTACGCGGACATGCTCAGCCGGTTCGGCCTCGGCCAGCGCACCGGGGTCGGCCTGCCCGGCGAGAGCAGCGGGCGGGTGCCCGCCCGGGACCAGTGGTCCGGCGGCACCTTCGCGAACCTGCCCATCGGGCAGGGACTTTCGATGACCACGTTGCAGATGACCGGCATGTACCAGACCATCGCGAACGACGGTGTGCGGATTCCGCCGCGCATCGTCAAGGCCAAGATCGGGCCGGACGGCAAGCGCAGCGACGAGCCGCAGCCCGACGGCATCCGGGTGGTGAGCCCGCAGACCGCGGCCACGCTGCGCACCATGTTCCAGGCCGTGACCCAGCGTGACCCGATGAACGCCAACCAGAACGGCACCGGCGCGTCGGCGGCGGTCGAGGGCTACCAGATCGCGGGCAAGACCGGCACGGCGCAGAAGACCGACCCGCGCTGCCACTGCTATTCCAGCGACAGCTACTACATCACCTTCGCGGGCATCGCCCCGGCGGACAATCCGCGCTACGTCGTCGGCCTCATGCTCGACGACCCGGTGCGCAGTTCGGACGGCAGCGGCGGACAGTCGGCGGCGCCGCTGTTCCACAGCATCGCCTCCTGGGCGTTGCAGCGCGACCGCATTCCGCCGTCGCCGGAACCGTCCAAGAAGTTTGTCCTGCAAGCCGGGTAA
- a CDS encoding UDP-N-acetylmuramoyl-L-alanyl-D-glutamate--2,6-diaminopimelate ligase — translation MSVQSGEPRTLRPAQPPVTPLAALASAVGAQPSGARPVDAVSVTGIEQRSGAVLPGDLFVALPGARAHGARFARDAVERGAVAVFTDAAGAELAGALEVPVLVRENPRAVLGELSAAVYGNPSERLRIVGITGTSGKTTTSYLVEAGLAAAGWSTALIGTIETRIGGRRVPSALTTPEAPQLHAMFALMVEQGVDAVVMEVSSHALALGRVDGVRFAVGAFTNLSQDHLDFHADFEDYFAAKRRLFEPSSPIAARTAVVCVDDQWGRRLADGLDAPVTVSTVELRASGPDAPAEPEHVAASDWSLDGAISAHGGEQEFTAAGPDGTVDVRLRLPGRYNVANGLLAVAICAAAGVDAAVAAPALATVDVPGRMQRVERGQDFLAIVDYAHKPAALESVIATLRGYLADDAPDAPGRLAVVVGAGGDRDAGKRAMMGAVGAHADLLIITDDNPRSEDPASIRAALRAGALELPEAARGTVLELGDRAEAIAAAVNWAQPGDVVLVAGKGHETGQEIQGVKYPFDDRDVLAAALDRRSPQRADAEDLTVS, via the coding sequence ATTTCTGTGCAGTCCGGTGAACCGCGTACGTTGCGGCCCGCCCAGCCCCCTGTGACGCCGCTGGCCGCGTTGGCATCCGCCGTCGGCGCACAGCCTAGCGGCGCGCGGCCGGTGGACGCGGTGTCTGTAACCGGCATCGAACAGCGCTCCGGGGCGGTCCTGCCCGGTGACCTGTTCGTCGCGTTACCGGGAGCGCGGGCGCACGGCGCCCGGTTCGCCCGCGACGCGGTCGAGCGGGGCGCGGTGGCGGTGTTCACCGACGCGGCGGGCGCCGAGCTGGCCGGGGCGCTGGAGGTGCCCGTGCTGGTGCGGGAGAACCCGCGCGCGGTGCTCGGCGAGTTGTCCGCGGCCGTCTACGGCAATCCGAGCGAGCGCCTGCGCATCGTCGGCATCACCGGCACGTCGGGTAAGACGACCACCTCGTACCTGGTGGAGGCGGGCTTGGCCGCCGCGGGCTGGTCCACCGCGCTGATCGGCACCATCGAGACCCGGATCGGCGGTCGGCGGGTGCCGAGCGCGTTGACCACGCCCGAGGCGCCGCAGCTGCACGCGATGTTCGCGCTGATGGTGGAACAGGGCGTGGACGCGGTGGTGATGGAGGTGTCCAGCCACGCGCTCGCGCTCGGCCGGGTGGACGGCGTGCGGTTCGCCGTGGGCGCGTTCACCAATCTGTCGCAGGACCATCTGGACTTCCACGCCGATTTCGAGGACTACTTCGCGGCCAAGCGCAGGCTGTTCGAGCCGAGTTCGCCGATCGCCGCGCGCACCGCGGTGGTCTGCGTCGACGACCAGTGGGGGCGCCGGCTCGCGGACGGGCTCGACGCGCCGGTCACGGTGTCCACCGTCGAGCTGCGCGCGTCCGGTCCGGACGCGCCCGCCGAGCCGGAGCACGTCGCGGCCAGCGATTGGTCGCTCGACGGCGCGATCAGCGCGCACGGCGGTGAGCAGGAGTTCACCGCGGCGGGGCCGGACGGCACCGTCGACGTGCGGCTGCGGCTGCCCGGCCGCTACAACGTGGCCAACGGCCTGCTCGCGGTGGCGATCTGCGCGGCGGCCGGGGTGGACGCCGCGGTGGCCGCGCCCGCGCTGGCGACCGTCGATGTGCCGGGCCGGATGCAGCGGGTGGAGCGCGGCCAGGACTTCCTCGCGATCGTCGACTACGCGCACAAGCCCGCCGCGCTGGAATCGGTGATCGCCACGCTGCGTGGCTATCTCGCGGACGACGCGCCGGACGCGCCGGGGCGGCTCGCCGTGGTGGTCGGCGCCGGCGGCGACCGCGACGCGGGCAAGCGCGCGATGATGGGCGCGGTCGGCGCGCACGCCGACCTGCTGATCATCACCGACGACAACCCGCGCAGCGAGGACCCGGCGAGCATCCGCGCGGCGCTGCGGGCGGGTGCGCTGGAACTGCCCGAGGCCGCGCGGGGTACCGTGCTCGAGCTCGGTGATCGCGCCGAAGCCATTGCGGCGGCAGTGAATTGGGCACAGCCCGGCGACGTGGTGCTGGTCGCGGGCAAGGGCCACGAGACAGGGCAGGAGATCCAGGGCGTGAAGTACCCCTTCGACGATCGCGACGTGCTCGCGGCGGCACTGGACAGGCGAAGTCCGCAGCGCGCGGACGCGGAGGACTTGACGGTTTCATGA